Genomic segment of Geovibrio ferrireducens:
ACTGTGGGAAGAGGCAAAAATGAAGGAAATCCTTTCCAGAAGTGACTGGCCTTCATATGTTGAGGAATACACCAAGACAGATGAAGTCACCGTTGTTGTACAGATAAACGGCAAGGTGCGTTCACAGCTTTCGCTCCCCCGTGACTGCGCGCAGGATGATGCATTCACAGCCGCCTTTGATGATGACAAGGTGAAGGGATACACCGACGGGAAGGAGATCGTTAAAAAAATCTTCGTCCCCAATAAACTGATAAATATAGTGGTGAAATAAATGCTGAAAGGCTTCAGGGGCGGACTCTCCGCCCTCATCCTCATTCTTTTGACAGTGAGCGGCTGCGGGTATAAAATGGCGGGTCTGGACGAGCGGGCTAACTACACCCTCTCAATAGCCAGTGTCTATAATATGTCTTCTGAGCCTGATCTTGAGAGGGAGATTGAGAATGTAGCCGTCAACTTTTTCAGCAGCAGAGGAGCACTCGGCGACAACGGCAAAAGCAGATACATAGCGGATCTCAGGCTGAAACAGCTTAACTTTGAGTCCAGAATCGTAACCAAAACCGGGCAGACCGGAACCTCTTCCGTTGCCTGCGAACTGGAAGTTATTATACACGACAGAACAGGAAAAGAGATCTTCAACAAACCTTTCAAGGGGAGAACGGTTTACGACCTGACAAGCGATCTGGGCAAAAACAAGCGCAACAGAACAGATGCTGTCAGCTATGTTATCAGACAGGCTTTAACGGATTTTTACCATGACTTCAGACCATGATTCCAAGCTGATAATACTCGGTTCTGCCGGGTTTATTGACGAGGAAACGGAAAAAGTGCGCGCATCTCTGGACGACCCGGAGGACACCGTCTGGTTCGGAGATGAAATGAACCTTTCCGACTTTTTCAGCTTTGTGTCCTCCCCTTCCCTTTTCAATCCCATAAAGCTCGCCGTTGTACATAACGCAGACAAAATCAAAGAGCTTGAAGCCTTCATGAATCAGGCGCACAGATGCCCGGAGGCGGTCATTGTCCTCACCGCAGATGCTGATGCTGAAAAAAAACTCGGTGCATTTCAGGGATTCAGAACAATAATAGAGAAGAAGAAAACCCGCCGCGACAGCGTGATGGAGGTAAAGGCGGCGTTTGAGAAGCACTCTCTCCCTTGCGACTACGGCTGCGCGGACGAAATATACGATATTTTCGCCGGAGACATAAAACAGGTAAGGAGCGAGGCGGATAAGCTCTCACTTTATTATGCCCACAAAAAACCCGCATCATCAGACGATATACTCAAACTCATCACGGCAGAAAAGCAGGAAAA
This window contains:
- the holA gene encoding DNA polymerase III subunit delta, with product MTSDHDSKLIILGSAGFIDEETEKVRASLDDPEDTVWFGDEMNLSDFFSFVSSPSLFNPIKLAVVHNADKIKELEAFMNQAHRCPEAVIVLTADADAEKKLGAFQGFRTIIEKKKTRRDSVMEVKAAFEKHSLPCDYGCADEIYDIFAGDIKQVRSEADKLSLYYAHKKPASSDDILKLITAEKQENIFAFIDSFAGRDRKGCIRILDNLLKGDEAVTIIFVLLARRMKQIYLQKKVPSALQERMFILNKIKSDASKWKPGELASLAARFAELDWKIKTGQIRDTDAMYTLIGCM